The Candidatus Nitrosopumilus sp. SW genomic sequence GATAACAAAGAATTCTACGAAAAAAAATCTGAAAACATAAAAACATATGATAATGTTTTTACTGAAGCAGGAATATATGCAAAAAAAATCTATGAAACAGTAGATGATTTGGGTAAACTAAATGAAACAATTTTGATATTTTTTGCTGATCATGGAACTGGTGTCGGGGAACGATTTGGAGAGAGAAATTATGGTGTTTTTACATATGAAGAAACAATAAGAACACCTTACTTGTTTATTGGTCCTCATATTCCCAAAAACCGAATTTCTGAAGGTCTTGTAAGTACCATTAACATTTTTCCCACATTGTTAGAATTAGCTAGTATTAATTATAATTCCACTAATATTGGAAAAAGTTTTGCATCCTATCTCCTTGGAAAAAATGATTTGGAAGAAGATGAATTTGCTTTTTCTGAAACTGGAGGACTTCAAGGTCCATTTCCTTCCCCAAAAGAACCAAATGTATTTTGTGTAAAAACAAAAAGAAACAAGTTAATTTTCTTTAAAGCAACTAACGAATGGAAACTTTTTGATCTACAAAATGATCCTTTAGAACAAAATGATGTTTTTGAAAAAGAAATTCAAACTTCTCAAAAATTAAAGAATACTCTATTAAAATGGATTCAAAGATAGAAATTTTTCAAGTTTTGAATTAATTTTTAATACATCTTAAAATTGCAATATGCTTTAAAACAGGGTGAATGATGTGAAACGTTTCACCATCATCAGGATTTTGTTTTCTAATTTCACCTTTTTGAATCAAATTATTTTGTAAGACTTTAACAAGTGTTTCAGATCTTATGTGCGCATCATATACTTCATCAATAAATGGATAGTCGGGTTTTGAAAATTTTTTTTGGAAAATTATGTTTCCAGTATCTATATTTTTATCCATAAAATATGCTGTAACTCCTGCAGAGTCTTCATTGATTATGCTATAGTAAAAACACGTACTACCCCTATAATTTGGCACAATTCCAGGATGCAGATGAACAAACTTTGGACCCGATTTTAGAATGTCTTCCCTTAAAATGCCCCCTCCTGTAAAAATAAAAACATCCGTATTTGATTTTGACAAGTATTCTACAAGAAGAGGATGGTTGATATCAACAAAATTAAATTCATAAAAATTTAGATTATGCTTTTTCAATGTGGATTTTACTGATTTGGAGATATCAAATCCTAATTCTTTTGATTTGGTAACAATTTCACTAGAAAAGTGAGGTTCAATTCTATCATCATTCATAAATAAAATTTCATCAATAAAAATTTGATTTTTTAAAATTTTTTGTAGATATGCCTTTGATCTTTCATCAGGAGTCAAAATAATTCCTAACTTCATATGTTTATTCCTCTCCCTTTACAAAGTTTATCAATGTATTCTATTTCTTTTGTAATAAGATAACAAAAGAGATTTTGATCTTCCTCTAGAATTTTTGATACTTGTGAACATAAAATGTCATTAATTTTCAAAAAAGTATTAAGATATTTTAATGAATAATTTTTTTCATAATGATCTATGCAGAGCAATCCGAATAACATATAATTTTTTAAATTTTGAAAATTTTCTGATAATTCTTTAAATTCTGAATTATACTCAGTGTACAACTTCTTTTTAATTTCAAATTTCTTTAATAATCTATCAAACTGAATTTTTTGATCATCTTTATTTGATTGGGATAAGAGAACAGACAGAAAGTCAAACAGTTTAAATTTTTTAGGATTTGGCCATTCTAAATTTTTAAAATCTATAAAAAAATCATTAAGCTTAAAATCCTCAAAATTTTCTTTTTCTAACAAATCCAATCTACTTTTTTTGTAAACCTTGAGAAATTCTATTCCTTCAAAAGGGGTTTTTTGATATTTTTGTGGTTTACTCAAAAGATCATTTTTTGAGTA encodes the following:
- a CDS encoding sulfatase → MKPNIIFVLLDGSRWDRFHISPELTELQKRGTLLNNVITAIPYTFGSMNVIFTGLYGKENGVDAYYKMFKLKDSVDFLPELLKKNGYYTCCDVITDKVISKRGFDVHQAHDEYNDDLTKKHPDLIREAFNSSKGKPVFCFLQFSRIHTITVSEILKKYKWDNKEFYEKKSENIKTYDNVFTEAGIYAKKIYETVDDLGKLNETILIFFADHGTGVGERFGERNYGVFTYEETIRTPYLFIGPHIPKNRISEGLVSTINIFPTLLELASINYNSTNIGKSFASYLLGKNDLEEDEFAFSETGGLQGPFPSPKEPNVFCVKTKRNKLIFFKATNEWKLFDLQNDPLEQNDVFEKEIQTSQKLKNTLLKWIQR
- a CDS encoding formyltransferase family protein, with protein sequence MKLGIILTPDERSKAYLQKILKNQIFIDEILFMNDDRIEPHFSSEIVTKSKELGFDISKSVKSTLKKHNLNFYEFNFVDINHPLLVEYLSKSNTDVFIFTGGGILREDILKSGPKFVHLHPGIVPNYRGSTCFYYSIINEDSAGVTAYFMDKNIDTGNIIFQKKFSKPDYPFIDEVYDAHIRSETLVKVLQNNLIQKGEIRKQNPDDGETFHIIHPVLKHIAILRCIKN